In Pseudodesulfovibrio sp. S3, one DNA window encodes the following:
- the rpsR gene encoding 30S ribosomal protein S18, producing MAFRKKFTPRKKFCRFCADKELPLDYKRPDILRDFVTERGKIIARRITGTCAKHQRRLTNEIKRARQMALLFYTTVHSTDVKKRSSM from the coding sequence ATGGCTTTTCGCAAGAAATTCACCCCGAGGAAGAAGTTCTGCCGCTTCTGCGCGGATAAAGAGCTGCCCCTGGATTACAAGCGCCCCGATATCCTTCGTGATTTCGTGACCGAGCGCGGCAAGATCATTGCCCGCCGCATCACCGGTACCTGTGCCAAGCATCAGCGCAGACTGACCAACGAAATCAAGCGCGCTCGTCAGATGGCCCTGCTTTTCTACACCACCGTTCACAGCACCGATGTGAAGAAACGGAGCTCCATGTAG
- the rpsF gene encoding 30S ribosomal protein S6, with translation MANNYETLVLLSPELAEDDRKAILTTLTGIVDRDGGKMVETDDWGMRQLAYPVEKQTRGYYVRLVFEAPGALVAELERNIRITDGIFKFMTVKLAA, from the coding sequence ATGGCAAACAATTACGAGACGCTCGTCCTTCTCTCCCCGGAGTTGGCTGAGGATGACAGGAAAGCAATCCTGACCACCCTCACCGGCATCGTGGACCGTGACGGCGGCAAAATGGTTGAGACCGATGACTGGGGCATGCGCCAACTGGCCTACCCGGTCGAGAAGCAGACCCGTGGATACTATGTGCGCCTTGTGTTTGAAGCTCCCGGTGCCCTGGTCGCCGAGCTGGAACGCAACATCCGCATCACCGACGGCATCTTCAAATTCATGACCGTCAAACTGGCTGCCTAG
- a CDS encoding phosphoribosylaminoimidazolesuccinocarboxamide synthase — MAAVLETNITEYPLISKGKVRDIYEIDDNTLLLVTTDRISAFDVVMPDPIEDKGKVLNLITLFWMDMMKDLVPNHIISTNVDDYPEPLHKYKAELQDRSVLAKKANPLPIECIVRGFITGSGWSDYLKTGEVCGHKLPANLKESEMLETALFTPSTKADLGAHDENISLGKAAELLGEEMMRKVEKLALAIYTRARDYAKKRGILIADTKFEFGLIDGELVFIDEALTPDSSRFWPEKGYAPGKSQPSFDKQYFRDWLLEIGFNKQPPAPSVPKDIADATRAKYLEAYKLLTGEDLKV, encoded by the coding sequence ATGGCTGCCGTTCTTGAAACCAACATCACCGAATATCCGCTCATCTCCAAGGGCAAAGTCCGGGACATTTACGAGATAGACGATAACACCCTGCTCCTGGTGACCACCGACCGCATCTCCGCCTTTGACGTGGTCATGCCCGATCCCATCGAGGACAAGGGCAAGGTTCTCAACCTGATCACCCTGTTCTGGATGGATATGATGAAAGACCTGGTGCCCAACCACATCATCTCCACCAATGTCGACGACTACCCGGAACCGCTGCACAAGTACAAGGCAGAACTTCAGGACCGCTCCGTATTGGCCAAGAAGGCCAACCCCCTGCCCATCGAATGCATCGTGCGCGGCTTCATCACCGGCTCCGGCTGGTCCGACTACCTCAAGACAGGTGAAGTCTGCGGCCACAAGCTTCCCGCGAACCTCAAGGAATCCGAAATGCTCGAGACCGCGCTGTTCACCCCGTCCACCAAGGCGGACCTGGGAGCGCACGACGAGAACATCTCCCTGGGAAAAGCCGCCGAACTGCTGGGCGAAGAGATGATGCGCAAAGTGGAGAAGCTGGCCCTGGCCATCTATACCCGCGCTCGCGACTACGCCAAGAAGCGCGGCATCCTCATTGCGGATACCAAATTCGAATTCGGCCTGATCGACGGTGAACTGGTCTTCATCGACGAAGCCCTGACCCCTGATTCATCCCGTTTCTGGCCTGAGAAGGGTTATGCTCCGGGAAAATCCCAGCCCAGCTTCGACAAGCAATACTTTCGGGATTGGCTGCTGGAAATCGGCTTCAACAAGCAGCCTCCGGCACCCAGCGTGCCCAAGGACATCGCCGATGCAACTCGCGCCAAGTATCTGGAAGCATACAAGCTTTTAACCGGCGAAGACCTCAAGGTCTAG
- the hisD gene encoding histidinol dehydrogenase, which yields MPCRQLTYSGPADWAEIRTWLDQRKDPDTKVDALVRDILSDVRERGDEALAEYTRKFDCASFEPSRLRVPASVIRAALDEIPDTDAAILEEAIDRVRTFHLNQKEKSWWTTSDDGTVLGQMVRPVDRVGLYVPGGQGGETPLISSLIMNAIPALVAGVESLAVTSPPRKDGTLNPYILATAALLGLDEIYLAGSAWAIGALAYGTETIAPCDVLAGPGNIFVATAKSQLIGHVGIDMVAGPSEIAILADDSANPAWLAADMLSQAEHDPLAASILVTPETTLAARVREELIIQCKALPRGEIAAKSLEDWGAIITVPTLEAGTELINSLAAEHLELALADPWTMLGSIRHAGAIFMGHNSPEPVGDYFAGPNHVLPTLRTVRFSSALSVQNFCKKSSVIATSSSYVAKHGDKIARLARLEGLEAHARSVECRKN from the coding sequence ATGCCTTGCAGACAACTGACATATTCCGGCCCGGCGGACTGGGCAGAGATTCGGACCTGGCTTGATCAACGCAAAGACCCGGACACCAAGGTGGATGCCCTGGTGCGCGACATCCTGAGTGACGTCAGGGAACGCGGCGACGAGGCTCTTGCCGAGTACACCCGCAAATTTGACTGTGCATCCTTCGAACCATCCCGGCTGCGTGTTCCGGCTTCCGTCATCCGTGCAGCGCTCGACGAAATACCCGACACCGATGCCGCCATCCTCGAAGAAGCCATCGACCGCGTGCGCACCTTCCACCTCAACCAGAAGGAAAAATCCTGGTGGACCACCAGCGATGACGGCACCGTGCTCGGCCAGATGGTCAGGCCGGTGGACCGCGTAGGGCTGTACGTACCCGGCGGGCAGGGCGGAGAAACCCCGCTCATCTCCAGCCTGATCATGAATGCAATCCCGGCACTGGTGGCGGGTGTGGAATCCTTGGCGGTGACGTCGCCGCCCCGCAAGGACGGGACGCTCAACCCGTACATTTTGGCCACCGCTGCCCTGCTCGGCCTGGACGAAATATACCTGGCCGGTTCGGCCTGGGCCATCGGTGCCCTGGCTTACGGCACAGAAACCATCGCTCCGTGCGATGTCCTGGCCGGTCCCGGCAACATTTTCGTAGCCACGGCCAAATCCCAGCTCATCGGGCATGTGGGCATCGACATGGTGGCCGGCCCCTCCGAAATCGCCATCCTTGCCGACGACTCGGCCAACCCGGCCTGGCTGGCTGCGGACATGCTTTCCCAGGCAGAACACGACCCCTTGGCCGCTTCCATCCTGGTCACCCCGGAAACAACATTGGCCGCCCGGGTCAGGGAAGAATTGATCATACAGTGCAAGGCCCTGCCCCGAGGCGAAATAGCGGCCAAATCCCTTGAGGACTGGGGAGCCATCATCACCGTTCCCACCCTTGAGGCCGGAACCGAATTGATCAACTCGTTGGCCGCCGAACACCTGGAACTGGCGCTGGCCGACCCATGGACCATGCTCGGTTCCATCCGCCACGCAGGGGCCATCTTCATGGGCCACAATTCACCCGAACCTGTGGGCGACTACTTTGCCGGTCCAAACCATGTGCTGCCCACATTGCGGACGGTCCGCTTTTCCTCGGCCCTGTCCGTGCAGAATTTCTGCAAGAAATCCAGTGTGATCGCTACCAGTTCCAGCTATGTAGCCAAACACGGCGACAAGATAGCCCGCCTGGCGCGACTGGAAGGACTCGAAGCCCATGCCCGTAGCGTGGAATGCCGAAAGAACTAA
- a CDS encoding outer membrane homotrimeric porin: protein MKRFTLLAAALVMVLGMAVSASAAPEVSISGNLLVNAVWKNNWNFSKSQGQKNMNIMERADLYFTVTANENLKGVLGLRSQRGEWGQTWQPGNVAGASSTTANLNIRDAYIDFNWPGTDVNVKAGLYTVGLPQAVGGASMIIAERAGAVMVSTPVTDNVGVLAGYTRMFDSDSSTTAALNDSYLDGYLLALPLTFEGVSATPYFLYGAAGDNYLASGEDVSAYWMGTDFTLSILDPFIIKADLAYGKLDADTDTNDASGWMGTLGLDYTGFDFMTVSTYFVYTSGSDDDTTDGIESMPIIQGDWAVGSFYFGGGSVTGDDLDAEDGNRLGFWVLGLSLTDIQSFAQGLTHDVHVLYVKGTNDDSLAAAPAVGTMPGFLTEDDSLWEVDFNTAYAIYDELTLYAQLGYINSDYDDNWGTDVEDDAWKVATGVVYKF, encoded by the coding sequence ATGAAACGTTTTACTCTGCTTGCAGCCGCCCTGGTCATGGTACTGGGCATGGCTGTTTCCGCATCCGCAGCTCCGGAAGTATCCATTTCCGGTAACCTGCTGGTCAACGCTGTCTGGAAAAACAACTGGAACTTCTCCAAGTCCCAGGGCCAGAAAAACATGAACATCATGGAACGTGCTGACCTGTACTTCACCGTCACCGCCAACGAGAACCTGAAAGGTGTTCTTGGTCTGCGTTCGCAGCGCGGTGAATGGGGCCAGACCTGGCAGCCCGGCAACGTTGCTGGTGCCAGTTCAACTACTGCAAACCTGAACATCCGTGATGCTTACATCGACTTCAACTGGCCCGGCACCGACGTCAACGTCAAAGCCGGTCTGTACACCGTTGGCCTGCCCCAGGCAGTCGGCGGCGCTTCCATGATCATCGCCGAACGTGCTGGCGCTGTCATGGTCTCCACCCCGGTCACCGACAATGTCGGCGTCCTGGCTGGTTACACCCGTATGTTTGATTCCGACTCCAGCACCACTGCTGCCCTCAACGACAGCTACCTCGACGGTTACCTGCTGGCTCTGCCCCTGACCTTCGAAGGCGTGTCCGCTACTCCGTACTTCCTGTACGGCGCTGCCGGTGACAACTACCTCGCTTCCGGCGAAGACGTCTCCGCCTACTGGATGGGCACCGATTTCACCCTGTCCATCCTGGATCCCTTCATCATCAAAGCTGACCTGGCTTACGGTAAGCTTGATGCCGACACCGACACCAATGACGCTTCCGGTTGGATGGGTACCCTGGGTCTGGACTACACCGGTTTCGACTTCATGACCGTGTCCACCTACTTCGTCTACACCTCTGGTAGCGACGACGACACCACTGACGGCATTGAATCCATGCCGATCATCCAAGGTGACTGGGCTGTCGGTTCCTTCTACTTCGGTGGCGGTTCCGTCACCGGTGACGATCTGGACGCTGAAGACGGCAACCGCCTCGGTTTCTGGGTTCTCGGCCTGTCCCTCACCGACATCCAGTCCTTTGCTCAGGGCCTGACCCACGACGTGCACGTCCTGTACGTCAAGGGTACCAACGACGACTCCCTGGCTGCAGCACCTGCTGTCGGCACCATGCCCGGCTTCCTGACCGAAGACGACTCCCTGTGGGAAGTTGACTTCAACACCGCTTACGCCATCTACGACGAACTGACCCTGTACGCACAGTTGGGTTACATCAACTCCGACTACGACGACAACTGGGGCACCGACGTTGAAGACGACGCTTGGAAGGTCGCCACTGGTGTGGTCTACAAGTTCTAA
- the uvrC gene encoding excinuclease ABC subunit UvrC — translation MDKEYKFFADQFPDTPGVYLMKNGRGRIIYVGKAKKLRKRLASYFRKGARHTPKTAALVSHVRQVDILLTTTEKEALLLESGLIKKHRPRYNIVLKDDKQYVLFRLDRQSEFPRLSMTRKTVRDGSVYFGPFTSAAAARTVWKLLGKVFPLRKCKDTAFRNRMRPCLYHDIHQCWAPCVKEVDRAGYAEMVHRVEMLLSGRSLELVDALTRQMKAASRDMDYEQAAAYRDQIRAVKKTVEGQAAVIHDNRDRDVLGLAEGGQGLGLGLLFVRQGRLLDQKQFFWPGLTLDEGPEVVESFIGQFYGPGRFIPPLIVVPMDLEDSPLPEVLAERGGIAVRIIAPQTTQEKQLVGIARNVAVQAREQRDTITVRLQKVLKLDGEPVRIECVDASHLSGSNMRVGQVVFEEGRRIPEASRLYAFPELEGAADDYAALAGWARRRMESGPPWPDLVLLDGGRGQLSAVEKALAECVEDCGWELAAIAKGESRRAGELGDQIFRPGRKNSLPLRPGSAELLFLQKIRDTAHRFVLGKQRSARKKSVLNSELTSLPGIGPKTARILWDSFPSLEAMLEAARSDISSLPGIGVKRAEMIYLALQGLKASRKS, via the coding sequence ATGGACAAAGAGTACAAATTTTTTGCCGACCAGTTTCCGGATACGCCCGGGGTCTATCTTATGAAGAATGGACGGGGGCGGATCATTTATGTGGGCAAGGCCAAGAAGCTGCGCAAGAGGCTGGCTTCCTATTTCAGGAAAGGGGCCAGGCATACGCCCAAGACCGCAGCCCTGGTCAGTCATGTCCGGCAGGTGGATATATTGCTTACGACCACGGAAAAGGAGGCCCTGCTCCTCGAATCCGGGCTGATCAAGAAACACCGTCCCCGGTACAACATCGTGCTCAAGGACGACAAGCAGTATGTGCTCTTCCGGTTGGACAGGCAGTCGGAGTTCCCGCGGCTGTCCATGACCCGCAAGACTGTGCGGGACGGTTCTGTCTATTTCGGGCCGTTCACCTCGGCTGCTGCGGCCCGGACCGTATGGAAGCTGCTGGGCAAGGTCTTTCCCCTGCGCAAATGCAAGGACACCGCCTTCCGCAACAGGATGCGACCCTGTTTGTATCATGACATTCACCAATGCTGGGCGCCGTGCGTCAAGGAGGTGGATCGGGCAGGGTATGCCGAGATGGTGCACCGGGTGGAGATGCTTCTTTCCGGCAGGAGCCTGGAGCTGGTGGATGCGCTGACCCGGCAGATGAAGGCGGCGTCCAGGGATATGGATTATGAACAGGCCGCAGCCTATCGTGACCAGATTCGGGCGGTGAAGAAGACCGTGGAGGGACAGGCGGCGGTCATTCATGACAATCGCGACCGGGACGTGCTCGGCCTGGCCGAGGGCGGTCAGGGGCTTGGGCTCGGATTGCTGTTCGTCCGGCAGGGGCGGCTGCTCGACCAGAAGCAATTCTTCTGGCCCGGCCTGACCCTGGATGAAGGCCCGGAAGTGGTGGAGAGTTTTATCGGTCAGTTCTACGGCCCGGGCCGTTTCATTCCTCCGTTGATCGTGGTCCCCATGGATCTGGAGGATTCGCCGCTGCCAGAGGTGCTTGCCGAGCGTGGCGGCATCGCCGTCCGCATCATTGCACCGCAGACCACTCAGGAAAAACAATTGGTGGGCATTGCCAGGAACGTGGCCGTGCAGGCCCGGGAGCAGCGGGATACCATTACGGTCCGTTTGCAAAAGGTGCTGAAGCTGGACGGGGAGCCCGTGCGTATAGAGTGCGTGGACGCCTCGCATCTCTCGGGCAGCAATATGCGGGTTGGACAGGTGGTTTTTGAAGAGGGGCGGCGCATCCCGGAGGCATCCCGGCTCTATGCCTTTCCGGAATTGGAAGGGGCGGCGGACGATTATGCGGCCCTGGCCGGTTGGGCAAGACGGCGTATGGAATCCGGGCCGCCGTGGCCTGATCTCGTGCTCCTTGACGGAGGTCGGGGCCAGCTTTCTGCTGTGGAAAAAGCATTGGCCGAATGCGTCGAGGACTGCGGCTGGGAGTTGGCAGCCATTGCCAAGGGGGAGTCTCGGCGTGCGGGCGAACTGGGTGATCAGATATTCCGTCCCGGCCGGAAGAATTCCCTGCCGCTCAGGCCGGGAAGCGCCGAGTTGCTGTTTCTGCAGAAAATCAGGGATACGGCTCACAGGTTTGTGTTGGGCAAGCAACGGAGCGCGCGCAAGAAGTCTGTGTTGAACAGCGAATTGACCTCTCTGCCGGGCATCGGCCCGAAAACGGCCCGTATTCTTTGGGATAGTTTTCCTTCGCTGGAGGCCATGCTGGAGGCCGCCCGTTCGGACATCAGTTCCCTGCCGGGTATAGGCGTCAAGCGGGCGGAAATGATTTATCTGGCGTTGCAGGGACTCAAGGCTTCGCGGAAGAGCTAG
- a CDS encoding metal-dependent hydrolase produces the protein MEITWFGHSNFRIKAADATLFIDPFFVGNPSATAAYTDVKECNLILVTHDHTDHIGQTLELAIKHDAEVVAIFDVIQSLIALGLPEHLGVGMNIGGTVRRQGLDIKMVQAMHSSITGSATGFIITDPNGLCLYNSGDTGLFGDMELFGEFHDIDIAMLPIGGRFTMDAKQAAYACKLLGCKKLIPQHWGTWGILDQNTKAMAEQLALVAPDTELVEMEIGKPVRL, from the coding sequence ATGGAAATCACATGGTTCGGCCATTCAAATTTCAGGATCAAGGCCGCAGACGCAACCCTGTTCATTGATCCGTTTTTCGTGGGCAACCCCAGCGCAACCGCCGCGTACACGGATGTCAAGGAATGCAATCTCATTCTGGTCACCCACGACCACACCGACCATATCGGCCAGACCCTGGAACTGGCCATCAAGCACGATGCAGAGGTGGTGGCCATCTTCGACGTCATCCAGTCGCTCATCGCCCTGGGCCTGCCCGAGCATCTGGGTGTGGGCATGAACATCGGCGGCACGGTCAGACGCCAGGGGCTGGACATCAAGATGGTTCAGGCCATGCATTCTTCCATCACCGGCTCTGCAACGGGGTTCATCATCACCGACCCCAACGGCCTGTGCCTATACAACTCCGGGGACACCGGCCTGTTCGGCGACATGGAACTGTTCGGGGAATTCCACGACATAGACATCGCCATGCTGCCCATCGGCGGCCGGTTCACCATGGACGCCAAGCAGGCTGCCTATGCCTGCAAGCTGCTCGGATGCAAGAAGCTCATTCCACAACACTGGGGAACCTGGGGTATTCTGGACCAGAACACCAAGGCCATGGCCGAACAGCTCGCCCTGGTAGCGCCTGATACCGAATTGGTGGAGATGGAGATCGGCAAACCCGTCAGACTCTAG
- a CDS encoding UbiX family flavin prenyltransferase, translating into MKTKRIILAVSGASGTVYATALVRELGGRDDVDLHVIISDAARKVMALETDLPPDALTRGATAIHAPDDISAPPASGSWLHDGMIICPCSMATLSAVATGFGHTLIHRAADVTLKERKKLILVPRETPLSAIHLQNMLTADQAGAIVLPASPGFYHRPVTIEDLADQLAGKILDQLDIPHTLFKRWGE; encoded by the coding sequence ATGAAGACAAAACGCATCATCCTGGCAGTGAGCGGAGCCAGCGGCACCGTGTACGCTACCGCTCTGGTCAGGGAACTCGGAGGCCGTGACGACGTGGACTTGCACGTCATCATCTCCGACGCCGCCCGCAAAGTCATGGCCCTGGAAACGGACCTTCCACCCGATGCCCTCACCAGAGGAGCGACGGCCATTCATGCACCGGATGACATTTCTGCACCGCCCGCCAGCGGATCATGGCTGCATGACGGCATGATCATCTGCCCCTGTTCCATGGCCACCCTGTCCGCCGTTGCCACCGGTTTTGGCCACACCCTCATCCACCGGGCAGCCGACGTGACCCTCAAAGAGCGCAAAAAGCTCATTCTGGTCCCGCGGGAAACACCGCTCTCCGCCATTCATCTGCAAAACATGCTCACGGCCGACCAAGCCGGGGCTATCGTTTTACCGGCAAGTCCGGGCTTCTATCACCGCCCGGTAACCATCGAGGACCTGGCCGATCAACTGGCCGGAAAGATCCTCGATCAACTGGATATCCCCCACACCCTGTTCAAAAGATGGGGGGAGTAG
- a CDS encoding UbiD family decarboxylase: protein MGYKSTRECLEALEARGDLVRIDKSVDANVEIGAIQRRVFQAKGPALLFNNVRGCRFPMAANIYGTRDRMQFIFRDTIETVERLMKLKLNPMDLFKHPWKYLGAPGTAYHTMPRRVSTGPIMQNETTISRLPQLVSWPMDGGGYVTLPQVYSESPDAPGFAGSNIGMYRVQLTGNQYVSDEEVGLHYQIHRGIGHHHACAIRRGESLKVNVVVGGAPSMTLAAMMPLPEGLAEIFFAGALGGHRIPMVRREGGLPIPAQADFCICGSIVQGEEKPEGPFGDHLGYYSLAHDFPVLKVEKVFHRDDAIWPFTTVGRPPQEDTMFGQFVHELTADLVPSVFSGVHEVHAVDAAGVHPLLLAVGSERYVPYAEERQPQELLTNAMALLGNTQTSLSKYVLIAAREDMSSGASCHDIPGFFRHMLERTDLTRDLHFITRTTIDTLDYSGISLNQGSKLVFAAAGGVKRELGSEVPGGLVLPRGFRDPKVFAPGVLVIKGPKHQKKRDQQDAAVERLGEMLVTVRDIEKFPMIVLADDAGFTVRGWDNFLWVTFTRSDPATDIYGVGGFTHAKHWGATKSVIIDARLKTYHAPPLEPDPEVERRVDELGAKGGPLHGII from the coding sequence ATGGGATATAAGAGTACACGGGAATGCCTCGAAGCACTCGAGGCCAGGGGAGATCTCGTTCGTATCGACAAGAGCGTTGATGCGAATGTCGAGATCGGCGCCATTCAACGCAGGGTCTTTCAGGCCAAGGGACCGGCATTGCTCTTCAATAATGTAAGAGGATGCCGTTTCCCCATGGCCGCCAACATCTATGGAACCAGGGATCGGATGCAGTTCATATTCCGCGACACCATCGAGACGGTGGAGCGGTTGATGAAACTCAAACTCAATCCCATGGACTTGTTCAAGCATCCCTGGAAGTATCTTGGTGCGCCCGGAACCGCCTATCACACCATGCCGCGAAGGGTGTCCACCGGGCCGATCATGCAGAACGAGACCACCATTTCCCGTTTGCCCCAGCTTGTCTCCTGGCCCATGGACGGCGGCGGGTATGTGACCCTGCCACAGGTCTATTCTGAATCCCCCGACGCTCCGGGGTTTGCCGGGTCCAACATCGGCATGTACCGCGTGCAGTTGACGGGCAACCAATATGTTTCTGACGAGGAAGTGGGGCTGCATTACCAGATTCATCGTGGCATCGGGCACCACCATGCCTGCGCCATTCGCAGGGGTGAGTCTCTCAAGGTCAATGTCGTGGTGGGCGGTGCGCCGTCCATGACCCTGGCGGCCATGATGCCGCTTCCCGAGGGATTGGCCGAGATTTTCTTTGCCGGAGCCTTGGGAGGACACCGTATCCCCATGGTCAGGCGGGAGGGGGGCTTGCCCATTCCGGCCCAGGCTGATTTTTGCATCTGCGGCTCCATTGTTCAGGGCGAGGAAAAGCCCGAGGGGCCCTTCGGCGATCATCTCGGCTACTACAGTCTGGCCCATGATTTTCCCGTCCTCAAGGTGGAAAAGGTGTTTCACCGGGACGACGCCATCTGGCCGTTCACCACGGTGGGCCGCCCGCCGCAGGAGGACACCATGTTCGGCCAGTTTGTCCACGAACTGACCGCTGATCTGGTGCCGTCGGTCTTTTCCGGGGTGCATGAGGTCCATGCAGTGGACGCAGCCGGGGTACATCCCCTGCTGCTGGCGGTGGGCAGTGAGCGGTATGTGCCCTATGCCGAAGAGCGCCAGCCCCAGGAGTTGTTGACCAATGCCATGGCCTTGCTCGGCAACACGCAGACATCGTTGTCAAAGTATGTCCTCATAGCGGCACGGGAAGATATGTCGAGCGGTGCATCCTGTCATGACATTCCCGGTTTTTTCCGACATATGCTTGAACGGACGGACCTGACGCGCGACCTGCATTTCATCACCAGGACCACCATCGACACCCTGGATTATTCCGGCATCAGTCTCAACCAGGGGTCCAAGCTGGTTTTTGCCGCAGCCGGGGGAGTAAAGCGTGAACTCGGTTCGGAAGTTCCGGGCGGCTTGGTTTTGCCGCGGGGTTTCCGCGACCCGAAAGTGTTTGCGCCGGGTGTTCTTGTCATCAAGGGGCCAAAGCATCAGAAAAAGCGAGATCAGCAGGATGCGGCAGTGGAACGGTTGGGCGAAATGCTGGTGACGGTGCGGGACATCGAGAAGTTCCCCATGATCGTGCTGGCGGACGACGCCGGGTTCACGGTTCGGGGTTGGGACAATTTCCTGTGGGTGACTTTCACCCGGTCTGATCCGGCCACGGATATCTATGGCGTGGGCGGTTTCACCCATGCCAAGCACTGGGGTGCGACAAAGAGTGTGATCATAGATGCCAGGCTCAAGACATATCATGCCCCGCCACTCGAACCTGACCCCGAAGTGGAAAGGCGGGTGGACGAACTCGGTGCCAAGGGCGGTCCCCTGCACGGAATAATTTAA